The DNA sequence TGAGTGTATCACAACCACACTGTTGCTGACTGACATGATGCTGCTTATCAttgctttgaaacttagcttgtagtcgacgtgtgcacattttgagcatgacgtctctgatccactggttaaaggacactttgattctctcctctttcatctcaaactgcttcaaacaacaaagcgtgtgacggaaaagtggttaggacttcacgactgtccgtgttttatgttatgttatgtgttgtgtttattgttttacttgatgttaactgttttgttaagcgctttgttacagctgccgctgttgtgaaagcgctatataaatcagcatgtattgtattgtattgtattgtattgcaggGATGTCTCTATTAGCTGCCTACATTTCTGGCCTACTCTCGGTATATTACAGCCACTTTTGGTAATTACATCCTCCCTAACCACAGAAATAATTAGTTCTCATGCCTCCTAACCAGCacctgaatggaaaaaaagaacacattaaCTAATTCAAAAATTAGAGGTTCTTTTTGgcgctttattattatttttatttgccgcAGTATTTGCAATAAAGACAGATGCTGGAGCATGCAAACATGAGCCAACCACTTACAATCTAAATGGTCTATAAACTGCATGCCCTTGGTGAATATGACAGTCCAATCTGAGCTCAACACTGAAAACATGGTTTCTTTGTCCAATACAAAATGGGTCCGGTGTCATCTGACATGTCACACTGTATATGGCTTGCAAGTAGCTGCTGGCCCACACTGGTCAAACGTTagagaacaacaaaaacccaATAAATAGGTTCTCCTGGTGCAAGTCCGACTGtacatgaatgaaagaatgaatacacacaaacacacacatacacgcttgTACATAAACACAGGGGGCGTTGCAAAAAACAGATGCCAGATTAAGACATTGCACAACACTGACAACATACTGCCATAATCTGTTAAACATACTTTTAAAGGGTTTACAGGAGTCATTCATTACTCAGAAATAATCATATACTATAGCCTAGTCCAGTCACCTCTTTCGCAGCTTATAGTTACCTGAAACAGTCTAGCTCTGTTGCATAACCAAAGCATAACTTTATGGGGTTTGGTCATGTCTGTCCTAAAACGTGAAGTACAGTATCCGTTTAGGAGGTCCAGAAAAAGTATTCACAATAATGCGCAAAAATCATCATGATAATATCAGAATAGGTTGCTATATTGTTTCGAGATTTTATGATGAACAGTTTCTAAAACAGTATGTCACTTACTAATTTTTGGCAATGATAGAAAAATAGCTATTTTAACTGGCTGAGAGAAACGTATTGCTGAGCAACTTTCAGCTTTACCTGCTGACGTCATCCAATTTCCTGCACCGAAGCCAAACACTGGGACAGCTATGGCGTCAGAAACAAAGTCGGAGCCACCTCAAACTTGAAAATCTAAACTCGTGGTGGAGAAGAGGGCAGCTGGGACGCGCCCACATGCGCACGTATATTCGCGCTCCTTTTTTGAATACCGAATATTATCGTCTCAATATGAGTTTGTACATCAAATATATCGATAGCGCACAAAGCACGGATGCTGGTCAGCCTTCACAGCTTATCAGCGAATCCTCGGCGCTTTCTGAGCCAGAGGCTTCAAAGGCGAAGCAAAACTACACGCTACCGTGTATGGCCCTCCTTGAAAACACTAAGTCCCACATTCCTTTGAGTGGCGTTCTGAACTCTCGCGCGAGTTCCCTCTTTTAGCGGAACAGCTGACTGAGCAGTGTGTTGTACCTATTGCTAGCAATTCCCAAAAAGGGCATCTTCATTTTGTGTAAATATAAAGGGACCTTTAgggcttttttatttattcacagcAGATAATGGCTGAGACAGATCCGAAATCCGTGCAGGACTTTACAAATGTGGTGAGTCGTAAGCCTTCAGAGCAATCTCACGTTCCCTACAGCAGACGTGGCTAACGAAGCTAACTGAGTTGGAGAGAAACGGCTGGTTTGCGAGGGTTTTACGTTCCATGTTGAATTGTTACGCTAGTTGTATAAAAATATTTGACGTACGTACGAATTCATTACGTTACGTTAAGGCCACCGGACGCTCAAAATTTGTTTAGTCTCCGAAGTAAAAATTCAGTAAACctgaatttattttgtcttaATTCTGAACCTTTGAAAGTGTGTGTTTATCGCGGATGGTATAATTCGGGTTTGTCGGACGATTGCCACGGAAACGATTCAGAGGCGAAAAGCGCATCCTTCCAAAATATTCACGTTGTTCCGCGCTTTTTTTCACcatctgcagctgttgtgaaagcgctacataaatctggatgtattgtattgtatcacgATGAGTAAGTAGGAACTGGCAGCAGACCCGCAGCATGGCCATTTTGGTGTGGGACCTGTACATTAGAAAccacattttaaatgattgaTTGTTTTCCAGGTGCAAACCTTGCTGCAACAGATGCAAGACAAGTTCCAGACCATGTCGGACCAGATCATTGGAAGGAATATCCAGctatttcaaattttcattgACTAATGTGTTTTAATGGTTTCAATGTGAAGCTACTGTCTATTTTGAACAACAGAATTAATAATGCAAATGATCATACTGATTGTTTGCAGCCACACATTTTCATCTAATTTGTAGACGAATGCAGATTTTGATGAAGGTGCTAATTTACCCACTCCGAACAGCAATTGATGCAGTCTACCTTAACTGCTTCTTTACTTGATGAAATGAGCACACGGATTGATGACCTGGAGAAGAACATTGCTGACCTAATGACCCAGGCCGGCGTAGAGGAAAACGGGGCAATGCCTGAAAAGCCGAAAGAAAGTGAAGGCTCATCATGAAGGTAAGAGATTTCAGACATTCTGCTCAGCTGGCATCTGATTCTTcccaaatgttgaaaatataaaaatcatCCGAGGGGAAGACTGATTTGCAAAAATTAATACAACCTAATTTTCTTTGCGAGCTAGCAATGCACTTCAGCAGGCCCGTAAATGCAGCCAAATCAATTCTGAGCCACTATTATATCAGACTGACAAGTACTGTTCCTGCCATGGGATTATGAGGCAAGATGGAGAAGTAATGCTAATTGCCAAGCTGATTTAAGATTGCCATGTCATTTTAACACCCGAATGAGGTGCTTGGAATTGCATTAAAGCAGAGAACTGTAAAATATAACAAAGCCGTGTCTGGGAACTCAAGCAAATTGGCATTTTTTGAATTCCTGAAAGGTTGTCATTCAACTGAGG is a window from the Hippocampus zosterae strain Florida chromosome 3, ASM2543408v3, whole genome shotgun sequence genome containing:
- the hsbp1b gene encoding heat shock factor-binding protein 1b, translating into MAETDPKSVQDFTNVVQTLLQQMQDKFQTMSDQIIGRIDEMSTRIDDLEKNIADLMTQAGVEENGAMPEKPKESEGSS